The following are from one region of the Tachyglossus aculeatus isolate mTacAcu1 unplaced genomic scaffold, mTacAcu1.pri scaffold_89_arrow_ctg1, whole genome shotgun sequence genome:
- the LOC119924268 gene encoding olfactory receptor 4C11-like, whose protein sequence is MAIPNNVTEFVLLGLTQDPEKQNIIFAVFLICYLATLFGNFFIVLTIKTSPTLESPMYYFLTYLSFSDACFSSTKAPKLIVDSLADKKTITFGGCMTQLFALHFFGCMEILVLILMAYDRYVAICKPLLYTTIMNQYLCGFLVGLAWVGSFLHSSTQLFLTLSLPFCGPNVIDHYLCDVQPLMKLACSDTQLANLLFVSNSGAICTSSFVVLMTSYVVILYSLRSKGAEGRRKALSTCSSHILVVTLFFGPCIFIYTRPQTTFSVDKLVSVFYTIVTPLFNPLIYTLRTGEVKNAMGKLWSRNVLPGELLGRF, encoded by the coding sequence ATGGCTATCCCAAACAATGTTACAGAATTTGTTCTGTTGGGACTGACCcaggatccagagaagcagaacATCATCTTTGCTGTTTTTTTGATATGTTACTTGGCTACCCTGTTTGGAAACTTCTTCATTGTGTTGACTATCAAGACTAGCCCAACTCTTGAATCACCTATGTACTATTTTCTGACCTATTTGTCATTTTCAGATGCCTGTTTCTCCTCTACCAAAGCCCCCAAATTGATTGTTGACTCTCTCGCAGATAAGAAGACCATCACTTTTGGGGGCTGCATGACACAACTCTTTGCACTTCATTTCTTCGGTTGCATGGAAATCCTGGTCCTCATtctgatggcctatgaccgctacgtggccatctgcaagcccctcctctacaccaccatcatgaatcAGTATCTGTGTGGGTTTCTGGTAGGCTTAGCCTGGGTAGGGTCTTTCTTGCATTCTTCCACCCAGCTTTTCCTCACCCTGAGCCTACCATTCTGTGGTCCCAATGTGATCGATCATTATTTATGTGATGTGCAACCCTTGATGAAACTCGCCTGTTCTGACACTCAGTTGGCGAATCTGCTGTTCGTTTCCAACAGTGGGGCCATCTGTACCTCGAGTTTTGTAGTACTTATGACATCCTATGTGGTCATCCTGTACTCGCTGAGGTCTAAGGGGGCTGAAGGGAGACGTAAAGCCCTGTCCACCTGCAGCTCCCACATTCTTGTGGTCACCTTATTCTTTGGTCcctgtatattcatatataccCGGCCCCAGACCACCTTCTCTGTGGATAAATTGGTGTCAGTCTTTTATACGATTGTTACTCCCTTGTTTAACCCTTTGATCTATACTCTGAGGACTggagaggtgaaaaatgccatgggAAAGTTATGGAGCCGAAATGTGCTTCCTGGAGAGTTATtaggaagattttga